Proteins from one Chitinophaga oryzae genomic window:
- a CDS encoding methylglyoxal synthase, translated as MQTIKTLKARKRVALIAHDHKKAELIEWATYNKTVLSRHELYATGTTGKLIEEALDVSVRKLLSGPLGGDQQIGALVAEGALDVIIFFWDPMEALPHDPDIKALLRLGVVWNIPVACNRASADFLLTSPLMHQDYEVILPDYSQYLQRKV; from the coding sequence ATGCAGACCATCAAAACATTGAAAGCACGCAAAAGGGTGGCCCTGATCGCGCACGACCACAAAAAGGCCGAGCTGATAGAATGGGCGACCTACAACAAAACGGTACTGAGCCGCCATGAACTCTACGCTACCGGCACCACCGGCAAACTGATCGAGGAAGCGCTGGACGTTTCTGTCAGGAAACTGCTGAGCGGCCCGCTGGGTGGCGACCAGCAGATCGGCGCCCTCGTTGCCGAAGGCGCGCTGGACGTGATCATCTTCTTCTGGGACCCCATGGAAGCCCTGCCGCACGATCCGGATATCAAAGCGCTGCTGCGACTGGGCGTAGTGTGGAATATCCCTGTGGCCTGTAACCGCGCTTCGGCCGACTTCCTGCTGACATCCCCGCTGATGCACCAGGACTACGAAGTGATCCTGCCGGACTATTCCCAGTACCTGCAACGGAAAGTCTAG
- a CDS encoding ferritin, with amino-acid sequence MLLKELSPKIQAALNQQVEMEAASSQYYLAMASWAEVQGYNGIAQFLYRHSDEERIHMLKLVKFINERGGHGLVPALRQPEHQFANIHAVFEHVYSHELAVSREINKLVDLCLQEKDYATHNFMQWYVTEQIEEERMARNILDKLKLIGEDKGGLYIFDRDLANLDTADRH; translated from the coding sequence ATGTTACTGAAAGAGCTTTCTCCCAAAATTCAGGCTGCGCTCAACCAACAGGTGGAAATGGAAGCCGCTTCGTCCCAGTATTACCTGGCCATGGCTTCATGGGCCGAAGTACAGGGGTATAACGGTATCGCACAGTTCCTCTACCGGCATTCCGACGAAGAGCGTATACACATGCTGAAACTGGTGAAATTCATCAATGAAAGAGGCGGTCACGGCCTCGTTCCGGCACTCCGGCAACCGGAGCATCAGTTCGCCAACATTCATGCTGTATTTGAACACGTATACAGCCATGAGCTGGCCGTTTCCCGGGAGATCAACAAACTGGTGGACCTCTGCCTGCAGGAAAAAGACTATGCCACCCACAACTTCATGCAGTGGTATGTCACCGAACAGATTGAAGAAGAACGCATGGCGCGCAATATCCTTGATAAACTCAAACTGATCGGGGAAGACAAAGGCGGCCTTTATATCTTCGACCGCGACCTGGCCAACCTCGATACGGCCGACAGGCACTAA
- a CDS encoding NifU family protein produces MIKTGNPIISIYTEMTPNPETMKFVANKLLYPGKSIDFPDEASAKPSPLAIELFSFPFIRGVFIMANFITLTKTSETDWNDIIPTVKAFLKEYLEDNRPVINEDEVVVTKDTASNTVSADDSDVVKRIKELLENYVKPAVEMDGGAIQFKNYEAGTVTLMLQGSCSGCPSSMITLKAGIEGMMKRMIPEVKEVVAEAE; encoded by the coding sequence ATGATTAAAACAGGAAATCCGATCATTAGCATATACACGGAAATGACGCCCAATCCGGAAACCATGAAGTTTGTAGCCAACAAACTCCTGTATCCCGGCAAGAGCATCGATTTTCCGGATGAGGCCAGCGCAAAACCGTCCCCTTTGGCGATAGAACTGTTCAGCTTCCCTTTCATCAGGGGCGTGTTCATTATGGCCAACTTCATCACGCTCACCAAAACCAGTGAAACAGACTGGAACGATATAATCCCCACGGTAAAAGCCTTTCTGAAGGAATACCTGGAGGATAACCGCCCTGTTATCAACGAAGACGAAGTGGTAGTGACGAAAGACACCGCCAGCAACACCGTTAGCGCAGATGACAGCGACGTGGTAAAAAGAATCAAGGAACTGCTGGAAAACTATGTGAAACCTGCGGTAGAAATGGATGGCGGCGCCATTCAGTTCAAAAACTATGAAGCCGGCACGGTAACACTGATGTTACAGGGTTCCTGTTCAGGCTGCCCCTCTTCCATGATTACGCTGAAAGCCGGTATCGAAGGCATGATGAAGCGTATGATCCCGGAAGTGAAGGAAGTTGTGGCAGAAGCAGAATAA
- a CDS encoding PNGase F N-terminal domain-containing protein: MKGLLVMLAGLAITAQPVLAQKKRNTDSAAAVITYGMRSNGKDAGNGLQLFIDHNRARLVPGGPAAKEQQYLDLAENASLQVLGSPNGNIYTLKKPFAEYVQPELLPGTDTILGLVCQKAKLFIRSNTIEVWYTNQLALKGTPNLAVAPGLGLVLKIVRNGNSETVARKIDYRKITPAELAWPAQTGQLVDDAAYMREVIESRYTTLPVFDQEQISWGNNIANPADDQSNITYRYAGGTVILKKVKLPAPKKGETMFAELVQYSNGDAYDRTGSVFMVPTDKAASFLDGLRKGAAALPVFTAKNGKQYQGMIATDNYLPALEVLRFFTPFGVRHFNEQVKIKGYHWADSVMYKQDITELQNRLQGEVWLGVYIGNYDKGGHKVSLRFKYYPGDDEDENSQKPDWIYPVFNTTNLMEMAGQEYPTLFDKDSLTVTVNIPEGVHHLQLRYITTGHGGWGGGDEFNPKQNEIFVDGKRAYHFIPWRTDCGTYRLSNPASGNFGNGLSSSDLSRSNWCPGTLTPPVFISLPDLGPGLHTIRVAIPQGAPAGTSQSFWDISGTLMGIRKK; this comes from the coding sequence ATGAAAGGATTACTGGTTATGCTGGCCGGCCTGGCCATCACCGCCCAGCCGGTACTGGCACAGAAGAAAAGAAACACCGACAGCGCCGCCGCCGTGATCACCTACGGCATGCGCAGCAACGGAAAAGATGCAGGCAACGGCTTGCAGCTATTCATTGACCACAACAGGGCCCGCCTCGTTCCCGGCGGTCCCGCCGCCAAAGAGCAGCAATACCTGGACCTGGCCGAAAATGCCTCCCTGCAGGTGCTTGGCAGTCCTAACGGGAACATCTACACGTTAAAGAAACCCTTCGCAGAGTATGTTCAGCCGGAACTGCTGCCCGGCACAGACACCATCCTTGGACTGGTCTGTCAGAAAGCTAAACTCTTTATCCGCTCCAATACCATCGAAGTATGGTATACTAATCAACTGGCGCTCAAAGGTACGCCCAACCTGGCGGTGGCGCCGGGACTGGGACTGGTGCTCAAAATCGTACGGAATGGCAACAGCGAAACCGTCGCCCGCAAAATCGACTACCGCAAGATAACCCCGGCAGAACTGGCATGGCCGGCACAAACGGGGCAACTGGTAGACGATGCTGCCTACATGCGGGAAGTGATCGAAAGCCGCTACACCACCCTGCCGGTGTTTGACCAGGAACAGATCAGCTGGGGCAACAATATCGCCAACCCGGCAGACGACCAGTCAAACATCACCTACCGCTATGCCGGCGGTACCGTGATCCTCAAAAAAGTAAAACTGCCAGCGCCTAAAAAAGGGGAAACCATGTTTGCTGAACTGGTGCAGTATTCCAATGGAGACGCCTATGACCGTACCGGCTCCGTGTTCATGGTGCCCACAGACAAAGCCGCTTCTTTCCTCGACGGCCTCCGTAAAGGCGCCGCCGCCCTGCCGGTATTTACCGCTAAAAACGGCAAACAGTACCAGGGCATGATAGCTACCGATAATTACCTGCCCGCGCTGGAAGTGCTGCGTTTCTTTACCCCTTTCGGCGTACGCCACTTCAATGAACAGGTGAAAATAAAAGGATATCATTGGGCCGATTCCGTCATGTACAAACAGGACATCACCGAACTGCAGAACCGCCTCCAGGGCGAAGTGTGGCTCGGCGTTTATATCGGTAACTACGACAAAGGCGGACACAAGGTAAGCCTGCGTTTTAAATATTATCCCGGCGACGACGAAGATGAAAACAGCCAGAAGCCGGACTGGATCTACCCGGTTTTTAATACCACCAACCTGATGGAAATGGCCGGACAGGAGTATCCTACCCTCTTCGATAAGGATTCTCTGACGGTGACCGTCAACATCCCGGAAGGTGTTCATCACCTGCAGTTGCGTTATATCACTACCGGCCATGGTGGCTGGGGCGGCGGCGATGAGTTTAACCCGAAGCAGAATGAAATTTTCGTTGACGGAAAAAGGGCATATCACTTCATCCCTTGGCGTACGGACTGCGGCACCTATCGCCTGTCCAATCCGGCATCCGGCAACTTCGGCAACGGCCTGTCTTCTTCTGACCTGAGCCGCTCCAACTGGTGCCCGGGTACGCTGACCCCGCCGGTGTTCATTTCCCTGCCTGATCTCGGCCCGGGGCTGCATACCATCAGGGTGGCCATTCCACAGGGCGCCCCGGCCGGTACCAGCCAGAGTTTCTGGGATATATCCGGTACGCTCATGGGTATACGGAAAAAATAA
- the pnuC gene encoding nicotinamide riboside transporter PnuC, whose product MNDFITGLQNSLHGMTWLEAIAVLFAVLSVVFQKKNNILVYPTGIISTGIYTYLLSREHFKLYADATLNAYYLVMSIYGWVYWARQGPAKPEVKISRSSSRELATAIFIALAGWAVFYVLLVNFSDSNVPVMDAFISATACSGMWLLAKRKVENWILLNISNFVAVPLLFYKHLYLTALLTIFLFIIAIFGYFSWRKAVLQQETSHS is encoded by the coding sequence ATGAATGATTTTATAACGGGACTGCAAAACAGCTTGCATGGCATGACCTGGCTGGAAGCGATTGCAGTACTGTTTGCTGTATTGTCGGTCGTCTTTCAGAAGAAAAACAATATACTGGTATACCCTACCGGTATCATCAGCACCGGCATCTATACCTACCTGCTATCGCGGGAGCATTTTAAACTCTATGCAGACGCCACGCTCAACGCCTATTACCTGGTGATGAGCATTTACGGATGGGTATACTGGGCCCGGCAGGGCCCGGCCAAACCGGAAGTGAAGATCAGCCGTAGCAGCTCCCGGGAGCTGGCTACGGCGATCTTCATCGCACTGGCAGGATGGGCCGTCTTTTATGTGCTGCTGGTCAATTTCTCCGATTCCAATGTGCCGGTCATGGATGCGTTTATCTCTGCTACGGCATGTAGCGGGATGTGGTTGCTGGCAAAGCGGAAAGTGGAAAACTGGATACTGCTGAATATCTCCAACTTCGTGGCAGTGCCACTGCTGTTTTACAAACACCTGTACCTGACGGCGCTGCTGACCATCTTTTTGTTTATCATTGCTATCTTCGGATATTTCAGCTGGCGTAAGGCTGTGCTGCAACAGGAAACCTCCCACTCATGA
- a CDS encoding AAA family ATPase yields MKKVVVIGPESTGKSTLSATLAAHFHTVWTPEYAREYLDGLGRPYEQHDLLAIAEGQLQLEREMAAKANRLLVCDTDLYVIKVWSEHKYQECDPRILTAIAAQECDHYLLTYIDLPWEEDPQREYPDPEMRSYFYRVYRDIVMQSGVTWTDIRGSYEQREALAIEAVSRLLAE; encoded by the coding sequence ATGAAAAAAGTAGTCGTCATAGGGCCTGAGTCAACAGGCAAAAGCACGCTCAGCGCCACGCTGGCAGCGCATTTCCATACCGTTTGGACTCCGGAGTACGCCCGGGAGTACCTGGACGGTCTTGGGCGCCCCTATGAGCAGCATGATCTGCTGGCCATCGCCGAAGGGCAGTTGCAACTGGAGCGGGAAATGGCTGCCAAAGCCAATCGCCTGCTGGTATGTGATACTGATCTGTATGTAATCAAAGTATGGAGCGAGCATAAATACCAGGAATGCGATCCCCGTATCCTGACCGCCATCGCGGCACAGGAGTGTGATCATTACCTGCTGACTTATATTGATCTGCCCTGGGAAGAAGATCCCCAGCGTGAATATCCCGATCCGGAGATGCGGTCTTACTTTTACCGGGTGTACCGCGACATCGTGATGCAGTCGGGAGTAACCTGGACGGATATACGGGGAAGTTATGAACAGCGGGAGGCGCTGGCTATTGAGGCTGTGAGCCGGTTGCTGGCGGAGTAG